CGGCGGCCAAATGCTTCAGGCCAAAGCCCACGTTGTGCGCCACGTCCAGGTGCGGGAACAGCGCGTAGTCCTGAAACACCATGCCGATGCGGCGGCGTTCGGGCGCGACGTGCACGCGCGCGCTGCTGACCACTTCATCGCCCAGGCGGATTTCGCCGGCGCTGACGCGCTCCAGCCCCGCCACGGCGCGCAGCAGCGTGGTCTTGCCGCAGCCTGAGGGGCCAATCAGCACCCCGATATCGCCCGCGCGCAGGCCCAGCGTGGCCCCCAGGACGGCGGGGCGTTCGGCGCCGGGGTAGCGCACGTCCACCTGGTTGATCTGCAAGAACATGGCGTCGATTGTAGATACGTACAATTCTCATTTGGCCCGTTCGCCGAGTTGGCGGGCCAGGCGCGCTGCGCTTGTTCTGTTTTCTTTGCCCCCACGACCCTTGCGCGCGCTGCCTACCCTGTTGCTTGTCCTGCTGGCCTTCGTGCTGGTGTTGCCGGTGCTGGCGGTGGGCGCGTCCTGGCTGCAGTGGAACGAGGTCTCGGCGCAGATCCTGCGCGAAATGGCCGCCACGGTGCTGCCCGAGTATTTGTGGGTCACCGTCAAGCTGACGCTGATGGTGGGCGTGGGCGTGATCGCCATGGGCGTGCCCGCAGCGGTGCTGGTCACGGTGTTCGACTTTCCCGGCCGCCGCAGCTTTGAATGGCTGCTGCTGCTGCCGCTGGCCATGCCGGCCTACGTCACCGCGTACGCGTACACCGACTTCCTGCAGTTCTCCGGCCCGCTGCAGGTGTGGCTGCGCGCCACTTTCGGGCTGGAAGGCCGCCTGCTGCCCGAAGTGCGCAGCGTGGGCGGCGCGGCCTGGGTGTTCTCGTTCTCGATGTACCCGTACGTCTATCTGCTGGCACGCACCGCGCTGGCAGAGCGCGCGCCGCAGCTGATGGAGGCCGCGCGCCTGCTGGGAGCATCGCTGCCTCGCCGGTTGATGGAAGTGGCGCTGCCCATGGCGCGCCCGGCCATTGCGGCGGGCACGGCCCTGGCGCTGATGGAGGTGCTGGCCGACTACGGCGTGTCGGCCTACTTTGGCATTCAGACCTTCACCGCCGGTATCTACAAAGCCTGGCTGTCGATGGACAACCGCGTGGCCGCCGCGCAACTGGCCACGCTGCTGCTGGCGCTGGTGGTCGTGCTGCTGTGGCTGGAGCAGCGCGCCCAGCGCCGCCTGCGCTTTGTTGGCAGCGCCACGGCGCGCGCCAGCTCCAGCGAGGCGCGGCCCATCGTGCTGACGGGCGGGCGCCGTGCGCTGGCCTGGGTGCTGTGCCTGCTGCCGGTGTTGATGGGCTTTGTGCTGCCGGTGGCTTTCATGCTGCGCCCGCTGGCGGCCGACTGGTCGGTGCTGCCGTGGGACCGCTTCCTCGTCTGGGCCTGGAACAGCATCCGCCTGGGCGCCATCACCGCGGCGCTGGCGGTGCTGGCGGCGTGGTTCATCGCCTACAGCGTGCGCCGCGCGCCCACGCCGCTGCGGCGCGGCGCGGCCCAACTGGTGGCGCTGGGCTACGCCGTGCCGGGCGCGGTCATCGTGGTGGGCATGCTGCTGCCCGTGGGCTGGGTGCAGGCGCGCTGGCCTGAAAGCGGGGTGGGCGGCTGGATCACCGTGACCATCGTCGGCCTGGTGTGGGCCTACCTGGTGCGCTTTGTGGCGGTGGCGCTGCAATCCATGCAAAGCGGGTACGCGCGCGTGCCGCGCAGCC
This genomic interval from Ottowia oryzae contains the following:
- a CDS encoding ABC transporter permease, producing the protein MPPRPLRALPTLLLVLLAFVLVLPVLAVGASWLQWNEVSAQILREMAATVLPEYLWVTVKLTLMVGVGVIAMGVPAAVLVTVFDFPGRRSFEWLLLLPLAMPAYVTAYAYTDFLQFSGPLQVWLRATFGLEGRLLPEVRSVGGAAWVFSFSMYPYVYLLARTALAERAPQLMEAARLLGASLPRRLMEVALPMARPAIAAGTALALMEVLADYGVSAYFGIQTFTAGIYKAWLSMDNRVAAAQLATLLLALVVVLLWLEQRAQRRLRFVGSATARASSSEARPIVLTGGRRALAWVLCLLPVLMGFVLPVAFMLRPLAADWSVLPWDRFLVWAWNSIRLGAITAALAVLAAWFIAYSVRRAPTPLRRGAAQLVALGYAVPGAVIVVGMLLPVGWVQARWPESGVGGWITVTIVGLVWAYLVRFVAVALQSMQSGYARVPRSLDESARMLGAGGLSVAARVHWPLLRRASMAGALLVFVDVMKELPATIVLRPFNTDTLAVVANQLARDERLGEAALPSLALVLVGLVPVVLLSRTLRSDTRSAGAPSG